TTCTTCCTTTAATATTTTAAAAAGACTCTTCATTATGTTATCACCTCTTCATTTTGACTATTAATGATACTATTTTTCTCATTTATTCTAATATTTCTAAGCCTTTTAGCTTCTTTTATTTTATATAAAAGGAAAGTAACCATCCACATAAAAATCATAAATTTAGTAAGCCAGAATATATTAGATAAGTTATCTTGAAAACTTATGCCTATAAGTGATAAATCTCTTAGAGGTATGGCATAGTAGTAAAATGGAATATATTTAGCTATTATAGGAGCAATATCAGGCATAGCTACAGTTGGAAATGTGTATCCAACTAAAAATAAACTTATAGCTATTGGACCTGCTAAACCTACTGCATTTATCTTGTTTCCATTAAACAAGATACTTAGTAGTACTCCCACAAATGTCATTCCAATACAAAATAGAATAGTTAACATAACGCCTGCTTCAACAGAACCCCTATAAGGTAAGCCAAAATATTTGCAAAAAATTTCTAGAATAATAAAAATTGAAATTGATGCTAGAAGTCCAACCATAATACCTTTAAGCCACATCTTTTTATAGCTATTACCTTTGTTTATTAATAAAATTACAACTATAATCATTCCAACCTGAATAGTATTGATTGAAAATCCTGAAATAAAAAAATTGAACATATTTTGAGTAGGATTTCCTATAAGCCTATAATTGAAACTTATTGGATTGATATAATTTGCAGCTGCTTTTGGCATTAATCCAAGCTTTCCCTCTGCTACATTTATTAAATATGACGATTTAATGGTGCCTAGAATTTGTGCAATTTTTGTTTTACTAGAAGAAGTCATGGCCATTTGTGTCCCATCATAAACAACCATAATTTTGGGATTCTTCCCGTCAGTTAGATCCTTTGAAAAATTTTTAGGAATAATAAATCCTACAGCTACGTCTTGTTTGTCTATTAAATCTTTAACATCATTATCAATCTGACTATATGCAACTATATTAAATGTTGAATTTGTCCGTATTTCCCTAACAAAAGATTGGGATGATAAAGAGTTATCATGATTTACAATAATAGTTGGAATTTGGCTAAGCGAATGAGCACTAAATTCAAGTGCTAAAACAAT
The genomic region above belongs to Clostridium sp. AWRP and contains:
- a CDS encoding ABC transporter permease, translated to MKEKISRFKYVITPILMLFIIGIGGAIVLALEFSAHSLSQIPTIIVNHDNSLSSQSFVREIRTNSTFNIVAYSQIDNDVKDLIDKQDVAVGFIIPKNFSKDLTDGKNPKIMVVYDGTQMAMTSSSKTKIAQILGTIKSSYLINVAEGKLGLMPKAAANYINPISFNYRLIGNPTQNMFNFFISGFSINTIQVGMIIVVILLINKGNSYKKMWLKGIMVGLLASISIFIILEIFCKYFGLPYRGSVEAGVMLTILFCIGMTFVGVLLSILFNGNKINAVGLAGPIAISLFLVGYTFPTVAMPDIAPIIAKYIPFYYYAIPLRDLSLIGISFQDNLSNIFWLTKFMIFMWMVTFLLYKIKEAKRLRNIRINEKNSIINSQNEEVIT